Proteins from a genomic interval of Crassostrea angulata isolate pt1a10 chromosome 7, ASM2561291v2, whole genome shotgun sequence:
- the LOC128156192 gene encoding CD151 antigen-like: protein MFCDDRWGPIFLKAVNVLFIIFGLALVIPGVLVLVNVDLVNDNVLPLMKELTYGGFNLGDVITSLSVSLIVVGTIVLIIATLGAIGAFCNRPACLDIYAGIVLLLFIAKLFAIFLWFDMNAKLQTLIRTNLLSVLQTQYSADDLSTSQISTAFNYLFMSFSCCAVNTLNGTVNDFDNSPWITSGSAGSKEIPTFCCVGVTQASFSTFNDTSCTDTVTANYQTTGCYDAVYSLLSSYSIAFIVIGISVLVIEALAVVTATNYTHYKTKQEERLRRKQEKKNKA from the exons ATATTCGGGCTGGCCCTCGTCATTCCCGGTGTCCTGGTCCTAGTGAACGTAGATCTGGTCAATGACAATGTGCTGCCCCTGATGAAGGAGCTGACCTACGGGGGCTTCAACCTGGGGGACGTGATCACCAGCCTGTCCGTGTCCCTCATCGTGGTGGGCACCATTGTCCTCATCATCGCCACCCTGGGGGCCATAGGGGCCTTCTGTAACAGACCGGCATGTCTGGACATT taTGCTGGCATTGTGTTGCTTTTGTTTATTGCTAAGTTGTTTGCCATCTTCTTGTGGTTTGATATGAATGCAAAA TTACAGACGCTGATTAGGACCAACCTGCTGTCCGTTCTACAGACCCAGTACTCGGCCGACGACCTGTCCACCAGTCAGATCTCCACCGCATTTAACTACCTCTTCATGTCG TTTTCGTGCTGTGCGGTGAATACCCTGAATGGAACTGTCAATGATTTCGACAACTCCCCCTGGATAACAAGTGGTTCCGCCGGAAGTAAAGAGATCCCGACATTCTGTTGTGTGGGCGTGACCCAGGCCTCCTTCTCAACATTCAATGATACCTCTTGTACAGACACAGTCACAGCGAATTACCAGACGacg GGTTGTTATGACGCTGTCTACAGTCTCCTCAGCAGCTACTCCATTGCGTTTATAGTGATTGGGATTTCTGTATTAGTGATAGAG GCTCTGGCGGTAGTGACAGCGACTAATTACACCCACTACAAAACCAAGCAAGAGGAGAGGCTAAGGagaaaacaagagaaaaagaACAAAGCTTGA
- the LOC128156189 gene encoding glycerol kinase-like, producing the protein MSFTKMDPPPLVCGIDQGTSNTKVCVFDSNTGEVLASSSIETKRIEPKEGWTEMDPLYVLETVVNGIEIVAQQLKDKNISIKQVKCLGITNQMLTFLSWSRKTGKPFYNAIEWCDIRVRDDNERELDKLPGRNKDHFRKTTGLPLSSLFWYTKIPWVLTNVPGVKEAIEEGTCYIGTINTWILWNLTGGLDGGVYCTDVTNGQITGLFNLETCTWDPELCSYFKIPHHLFAEVKSTSEIYGYVKTGALAGVPISGMIGDQMAGTVGQLCFKTGQSKCTYGTAGCLNINTGAKAVYSTCGMMTSPLFQLGESAPVVYNLWGAVEGCGQLMRWLRDNLQIVQSVNEIETLAASVDSTHDCFFVPAFGGLLSPYWEDDARGTIVGMTSYTRREHICRAALESTCFMVKDMITGVEVDTGFPISELLVDGGMTVNNLLLQLQANFINEPVIRSSITEATSFGAALMAGAAKGVDIFPISADKMKLDVTFSMPSTTFTSSMADNERQRLFKRWDKAIEKAKHWVSD; encoded by the exons ATGTCCTTCACTAAAATGGACCCACCACCTTTGGTATGTGGTATTGACCAGGGAACTAGCAACACCAAAGTGTGT GTATTTGATAGCAATACAGGCGAGGTACTAGCGTCCAGTAGCATAGAGACAAAGAGGATAGAGCCAAAAGAAGG ATGGACGGAGATGGACCCCTTATATGTTTTGGAGACAGTGGTGAACGGCATTGAAATCGTTGCCCAGCAactcaaagacaaaaatatcAGCATAAAGCAAGTCAAAT GTTTAGGAATCACAAACCAGATGCTGACCTTTCTGTCCTGGAGCAGAAAAACAGGCAAACCTTTCTACAACGCTATTG AATGGTGTGACATTCGAGTTCGCGACGATAACGAAAGAGAACTGGATAAACTGCCGGGAAGAAACAAGGACCATTTTAGA AAAACCACTGGACTGCCTTTGAGTTCGTTGTTTTGGTACACCAAAATCCCCTGGGTTCTCACCAATGTCCCCGGTGTAAAGGAAGCAATTGAAGAGGGCACCTGTTACATCGGTACAATTAACACCTGGATATTATGG AATCTGACGGGCGGATTGGATGGGGGTGTTTATTGTACAGACGTCACCAATGGACAGATCACGGGATTGTTCAATCTGGAAACATGTACCTGGGACCCAGAGTTGTGCAG ctACTTTAAGATTCCTCATCATTTGTTCGCCGAGGTGAAGAGTACATCGGAAATTTACGGATATGTCAAAACTGGAGCTCTCGCAGGAGTGCCCATCTCGGGG ATGATAGGAGATCAGATGGCGGGTACTGTTGGACAGTTGTGTTTTAAGACGGGACAGTCCAAATGCAC GTATGGAACCGCAGGCTGCTTGAATATTAACACGGGTGCAAAG gCCGTGTATTCTACCTGTGGAATGATGACGTCACCACTTTTTCAGCTTGGTGAATCGGCACCGGTTGTTTATAATCTGTGg GGTGCGGTAGAGGGTTGTGGACAGTTGATGAGGTGGCTGAGAGACAACCTCCAGATCGTTCAATCAGTGAATGAAATTG AGACACTTGCAGCCTCTGTTGATTCAACGCACGACTGCTTCTTTGTGCCTGCATTCGGGGGTCTGTTAAGTCCTTATTGGGAGGATGATGCAAGAGG AACAATTGTGGGTATGACAAGTTACACTAGACGGGAACACATTTGTAGAGCAGCCCTGGAATCGACCTGCTTTATGGTCAAAGAT ATGATAACGGGCGTGGAAGTCGACACTGGGTTTCCAATATCGGAATTATTAGTGGACGGCGGAATGACAGTTAACAATCTACTACTGCAACTACAGGCCAACTTTATCAACGAACCCGTCA TTCGATCTTCTATAACTGAAGCGACATCTTTCGGAGCCGCATTGATGGCCGGGGCGGCAAAAGGAGTAGATATATTTCCAATTTCTGCAGACAAAATGAAATTGGATGTGACCTTTTCAATGCCATCTACTACGTTCACATCGTCAATGGCTGATAACg AACGCCAGAGACTTTTCAAAAGATGGGATAAAGCCATAGAAAAGGCAAAGCACTGGGTCTCcgactga
- the LOC128156191 gene encoding tetraspanin-18-like, whose amino-acid sequence MCFTEKWGPIFLKVINVIFLIFGLALIVPGVLILANNDVVNSKVLPLMKQLTFGGINIGDMIIGLCVSLIVVGTLVILVSLLGLIGACSGNPAYLDIYGGIVLILFLIKAFAVFMWIENNSKLETWMKTNLVSLLNNYGSDDLTTSETSTSWNYLFMLMSCCGVNAVTGINNDFDTSAWITSSSAGSKHIPTSCCTGVTSETYSTFTNTACTDSVTSGYNTKGCYDAIYTSLSAYYIIFIAVGVTVMVVEALAVVAAVSKKHNDRYSETSTSEVEDIFKKKEKV is encoded by the exons ATGTGTTTCACCGAAAAATGGGGCCCTATCTTTTTGAAAGTCATCAACGTGATATTTTTG ATATTTGGCCTTGCGCTGATTGTCCCTGGGGTCTTGATTCTGGCCAACAATGACGTAGTCAACAGTAAGGTCCTTCCTCTGATGAAACAGCTGACCTTTGGAGGGATCAACATTGGGGATATGATCATTGGACTCTGTGTGTCACTCATAGTCGTCGGGACGCTTGTAATCTTAGTCAGTCTGTTAGGTCTCATCGGAGCTTGCTCTGGAAATCCTGCATATTTAGACATA TATGGAGGAATAGTTCTGATTTTGTTCCTCATAAAAGCATTTGCTGTTTTCATGTGGATTGAAAACAACTCTAAG TTGGAAACCTGGATGAAGACAAACCTGGTTTCTTTGCTGAACAATTATGGCTCCGATGACTTGACGACCAGTGAAACCTCAACTTCCTGGAACTACTTGTTTATGCTG ATGTCTTGTTGTGGAGTAAATGCGGTGACTGGTATCAACAATGACTTTGATACATCCGCATGGATAACCTCCAGTTCCGCCGGAAGTAAACACATTCCGACATCTTGCTGTACTGGTGTCACATCTGAAACATACTCAACATTTACTAACACGGCGTGTACGGACAGCGTCACATCCGGATATAATACCAAG GGTTGTTATGACGCCATCTACACTTCTTTGAGTGCCTACTACATCATCTTCATCGCTGTTGGGGTTACTGTAATGGTCGTTGAG GCGTTAGCAGTAGTAGCAGCTGTATCGAAGAAGCACAATGACAGGTACAGTGAGACGTCTACCAGCGAAGTGGAGGACATCttcaaaaagaaagaaaaagtttaG